The Terriglobia bacterium genome includes a window with the following:
- the tadA gene encoding Flp pilus assembly complex ATPase component TadA: protein MSFVPANAGIPASGDDAAVAASRDPAQGAKPAAEPQHFLQRIKLFSALSVDDCQQVVKRMRRRDFPPHQIIVREGAPGTSMFFVTAGLVEVRKKDPHTGIDFLLTEMGPSQNFGEMALLTGKPRTATVTSVQPTTCAVLEQADFHDLLLQYPKIGLALTTVLAERVEAVSQQVGIEFINLAKMQFDARVLALLPQPMMVQHKVIPVAFINNRLSLAMVNPNNIIALDDIRRIIKGVMIEPVVTTEEDFRKFMSTTYNQLMKKGEEAAKPGAVAAVTTAAPSSTESMMDMLQSDIIRDIQVSEDKAASESKQDLMSASEDAPIIRLANSILGLAIKKGASDIHVEPMEKDVVIRYRIDGVLQTIQNLPKKVQLGLISRLKIISKLDISEKRLPQDGRISVNMEGKPIDFRVSTLPGKWGEKVCLRILDKSNTMLGLDKLISHEPTLKLVRELINLAYGIMYVTGPTGSGKTTTLYSALAEINDPGMNISTAEDPIEYDLAGVNQIQANSDIGLDFARILRAFLRQDPDVILVGETRDKETAHIAVEAALTGHLVFTTLHTNSAAGAFTRLNEMGIEPFLVSSSTIGVMAQRLARRLCKQCREQYVAEDVTCDYMGLPRGSKVFKGRGCDACGGKGIKGRIGIYEVMKMNAELRAMIAKGARSEEIHATAIRHGMLDLKKYAGLLLLNGDTSVEEVLQVVSVQE, encoded by the coding sequence ATGTCGTTTGTCCCGGCAAACGCGGGAATTCCCGCCAGCGGCGACGACGCCGCTGTTGCCGCTTCGCGTGATCCCGCCCAGGGCGCCAAGCCCGCTGCCGAGCCGCAGCACTTCCTGCAGCGCATCAAGCTCTTCAGCGCCCTCTCCGTCGACGATTGCCAGCAGGTCGTCAAGCGCATGCGGCGCCGCGATTTCCCGCCCCACCAGATCATCGTCCGCGAAGGCGCACCGGGCACTTCCATGTTCTTCGTCACCGCCGGCCTGGTCGAGGTCCGCAAGAAGGACCCGCACACCGGCATCGACTTCCTCCTCACCGAAATGGGTCCGAGCCAGAACTTCGGCGAAATGGCGCTGCTCACCGGAAAGCCCCGCACCGCCACCGTGACCTCGGTCCAGCCCACCACTTGCGCCGTGCTCGAGCAGGCCGATTTCCACGACCTGCTGTTGCAGTACCCCAAGATCGGCCTGGCCCTTACCACCGTGCTCGCCGAGCGGGTGGAAGCCGTCAGCCAACAGGTCGGCATCGAGTTCATCAACCTGGCCAAAATGCAGTTCGACGCCCGCGTGCTCGCGCTGCTCCCTCAGCCCATGATGGTGCAGCACAAGGTCATACCGGTCGCCTTCATCAATAACCGTCTCTCCCTGGCGATGGTCAATCCCAACAACATCATTGCCCTAGACGACATCCGCCGCATCATCAAGGGCGTCATGATCGAGCCCGTGGTTACCACCGAAGAGGACTTCCGCAAGTTCATGAGCACCACCTACAACCAGCTCATGAAGAAGGGAGAGGAGGCTGCCAAACCGGGCGCAGTCGCCGCGGTGACCACGGCAGCGCCCTCTTCCACGGAATCGATGATGGACATGCTTCAGTCCGACATCATCCGCGACATCCAGGTCTCCGAAGATAAAGCCGCCAGCGAATCCAAGCAGGACCTGATGTCGGCTAGCGAGGACGCGCCCATCATCCGCCTCGCCAACTCCATTCTCGGTCTCGCCATCAAGAAGGGCGCCAGCGACATCCACGTCGAGCCCATGGAGAAAGACGTCGTCATCCGCTACCGCATTGACGGGGTCCTTCAGACCATCCAGAATCTGCCCAAGAAAGTGCAGCTCGGCCTCATCTCGCGCCTGAAGATCATCTCCAAGCTCGATATCAGCGAGAAGCGCCTGCCCCAGGACGGCCGCATCTCCGTCAACATGGAAGGCAAGCCCATCGACTTCCGCGTTTCCACCCTTCCCGGCAAGTGGGGCGAAAAGGTCTGCCTCCGCATCCTCGACAAGTCCAACACCATGCTGGGACTGGACAAACTCATTTCGCACGAGCCCACGCTCAAGCTGGTGCGCGAACTGATCAATCTGGCGTATGGGATCATGTACGTTACCGGACCGACCGGCTCGGGCAAGACAACCACGCTGTATTCCGCGCTCGCCGAGATCAACGATCCGGGCATGAACATTTCCACCGCCGAAGATCCCATCGAGTACGATCTTGCCGGCGTCAACCAGATTCAGGCCAACAGCGATATCGGCCTCGACTTTGCCCGCATTCTGCGCGCCTTCCTCCGCCAGGATCCTGACGTCATCCTGGTCGGCGAAACCCGCGACAAGGAAACCGCGCACATCGCCGTCGAAGCCGCGCTCACCGGACACCTCGTCTTCACCACGCTGCACACCAACTCCGCCGCGGGAGCCTTCACCCGCCTCAACGAAATGGGCATCGAACCCTTCCTGGTGTCTTCCTCCACCATCGGCGTGATGGCGCAGCGCCTGGCGCGGCGCCTGTGCAAGCAATGCAGGGAACAGTACGTCGCCGAAGACGTGACCTGCGATTACATGGGCTTGCCGCGCGGCTCCAAGGTCTTCAAAGGCCGTGGTTGCGATGCTTGCGGCGGCAAGGGCATCAAGGGCCGCATCGGCATCTACGAGGTAATGAAGATGAACGCCGAATTGCGCGCCATGATCGCCAAAGGCGCGCGCTCCGAGGAAATCCACGCCACCGCGATTCGCCACGGCATGCTCGACCTGAAGAAATACGCGGGCCTGCTGCTGCTCAACGGCGATACTTCGGTCGAGGAAGTGTTGCAGGTGGTGAGCGTGCAGGAATAA
- a CDS encoding GAF domain-containing protein → MSTTKATPKAKVSNALRSMPAVICFDGDTLAQKAIAGCQRYARVKYSDLAGREAETIVVVSSERLLAQFQPLLRAPNFRIIALSDSRYRDARLDGSVYGYLPANTQPLLVERMMDQALDHIHLSATRREANERLDRATNEIKELNAIGAALSAEHDTEMLLEMILTKSREITKSDAGSLYLVEEVPIADPALPASDPNSTTTKLRALEEAKEYGGAKLVASRKVDTKKVLRFKLAQNDTVAVPFREAVMEISDKSIAGYVVKTGEIVNLEDAYHLPELVPYSFNRKFDEDSGYRTKSMIAVPMRNPKTGEIVGAVQLINAKRNSEAKLNSLSAVVSQVVAYTVRQQEMVTSLASQAAVALDNSRLYQKQQELFEGFAKAAVTAIELRDPTTAGHSGRVMNLTVALAETVDRASEGPYKHLQFTREQMKEIRYASLLHDVGKVSVSEKVLVKAKKLYPEQPKLIQWKFQFLKRSMQVESLQSKLNYVLEQGRDGYLSKQSEFDAFLEQQLNEVDSYLATVLQSNEPTVLPEGSFEKLAEIAARHFLDCDGADEQLVTPDEVKLLSIRKGSLDEDERILIESHVVHTFEFLSKIPWTKEIRNIPEIARSHHEKLTGKGYPNKLGAPEIPLQTRMMTISDIFDALAASDRPYKRAVSTERALQILGMETQDGNIDANLFRLFVEAKIWERWHEEPFPY, encoded by the coding sequence ATGAGCACAACCAAGGCGACGCCGAAGGCGAAGGTTTCCAATGCCCTGCGGAGCATGCCCGCGGTCATCTGCTTTGACGGCGACACGCTGGCGCAGAAGGCGATCGCCGGCTGTCAGCGCTACGCGCGGGTGAAGTACTCCGACCTGGCGGGACGCGAGGCGGAAACGATAGTGGTGGTCTCCTCGGAACGGCTGCTGGCGCAATTCCAGCCGCTGCTGCGCGCGCCGAATTTCCGCATCATCGCCCTATCCGATTCCCGCTACCGCGACGCGCGGCTGGACGGCTCCGTGTACGGGTACCTGCCGGCCAATACGCAGCCGTTGCTGGTGGAACGGATGATGGACCAGGCGCTGGACCACATCCACCTGTCAGCGACGCGGCGGGAGGCGAACGAGCGGCTGGATCGCGCGACCAACGAGATCAAGGAGCTGAACGCGATCGGGGCGGCGCTGTCGGCCGAGCACGACACGGAAATGCTGCTGGAGATGATCCTGACCAAGTCGCGGGAGATCACCAAGAGCGACGCGGGGTCGTTGTACCTGGTGGAAGAAGTGCCGATCGCAGACCCGGCGCTGCCGGCCAGCGATCCCAACTCGACCACCACGAAGCTGAGGGCGCTGGAGGAGGCAAAGGAGTACGGCGGCGCCAAGCTGGTGGCCAGCCGCAAAGTGGATACGAAGAAAGTGCTGCGCTTCAAGCTGGCGCAGAACGATACGGTGGCGGTGCCTTTCCGCGAAGCGGTCATGGAGATCAGCGATAAGTCCATCGCCGGATATGTGGTGAAGACGGGCGAGATCGTCAATCTGGAAGATGCGTACCACCTGCCGGAACTGGTGCCGTACTCGTTCAACCGCAAGTTCGACGAGGATTCGGGATACCGGACCAAGTCCATGATCGCGGTGCCGATGCGCAACCCGAAGACAGGCGAAATCGTGGGCGCAGTGCAGTTGATCAACGCCAAGCGGAATTCCGAGGCAAAGCTGAATTCGCTGTCGGCGGTGGTGTCGCAGGTGGTGGCGTACACGGTGCGGCAGCAGGAAATGGTGACGTCGCTGGCGAGCCAGGCGGCGGTGGCGCTGGACAACAGCCGGCTGTACCAGAAGCAGCAGGAGCTGTTCGAGGGCTTCGCGAAGGCGGCGGTGACGGCGATCGAGTTGCGCGATCCCACTACGGCCGGCCACTCGGGCCGGGTGATGAACCTGACGGTCGCGCTGGCGGAGACGGTGGACCGCGCCAGCGAGGGACCGTACAAGCACCTCCAGTTCACGCGCGAACAGATGAAGGAGATCCGGTATGCGTCGCTGCTTCACGACGTAGGCAAGGTCAGCGTGAGCGAGAAGGTCCTGGTGAAAGCGAAGAAGTTGTATCCCGAACAACCGAAACTGATTCAATGGAAATTCCAGTTTCTCAAGCGGAGCATGCAGGTGGAGTCGCTGCAATCGAAGCTGAACTACGTGTTGGAGCAGGGGCGCGACGGGTACCTGTCGAAGCAGTCGGAATTCGATGCATTCCTCGAGCAGCAGTTGAACGAAGTGGACAGCTACCTCGCGACGGTGCTGCAGTCGAACGAGCCGACGGTGCTGCCGGAAGGAAGTTTCGAGAAGCTGGCGGAGATCGCGGCGCGGCACTTCCTCGATTGCGACGGCGCCGACGAGCAGTTGGTGACACCGGACGAAGTGAAGCTGCTGTCGATCCGCAAGGGATCGCTGGATGAAGATGAGCGGATACTGATCGAGTCACACGTAGTGCACACCTTCGAGTTTCTGAGCAAGATTCCGTGGACGAAGGAAATCCGGAACATTCCGGAGATCGCGCGCAGCCACCACGAAAAACTGACCGGCAAGGGTTATCCCAACAAGCTCGGGGCGCCGGAAATTCCGCTGCAAACACGGATGATGACCATCTCGGACATTTTTGACGCTCTGGCGGCCAGCGACCGGCCGTACAAGCGGGCAGTGTCGACGGAAAGGGCGCTGCAAATTCTGGGGATGGAAACCCAGGACGGCAACATCGATGCCAACCTGTTCCGGCTGTTCGTGGAGGCCAAGATATGGGAGCGGTGGCACGAGGAGCCGTTCCCGTATTAG
- a CDS encoding carboxymuconolactone decarboxylase family protein gives MPELREPAYLHSEEDAAARSPIARQFIETRRGLNENVDAADNFLVKRFYNLDHNTYLEGAIPAKYKELMGLVASAGLRCDDCINYHIIQSYRLGASRPEQEEALNVALTVGGSIVIPHLRRAYALLTELYG, from the coding sequence ATGCCTGAACTGCGCGAGCCCGCTTACCTCCATTCCGAAGAAGACGCCGCCGCGCGCAGCCCCATCGCGCGCCAGTTCATCGAGACCCGCCGCGGGCTGAATGAGAACGTGGATGCCGCCGACAACTTTCTCGTCAAGCGCTTCTACAACCTCGACCACAACACCTATCTGGAAGGCGCCATCCCGGCGAAGTACAAAGAACTGATGGGGCTGGTGGCCTCGGCCGGGCTGCGTTGTGACGACTGCATCAACTACCACATCATCCAGTCGTACCGCCTTGGCGCTTCGCGTCCCGAGCAGGAGGAAGCGCTCAACGTAGCGCTCACCGTCGGCGGCAGCATCGTCATCCCGCACCTCCGCCGCGCCTACGCATTATTGACCGAGCTGTACGGTTAG
- a CDS encoding haloacid dehalogenase type II produces MSASLNLAGVKALTFDVFGTTVDWRGSIIRESEQWARVKGVQLDGPRFADRWRAAYRPSMDKVRQGALPWMKLDDLHRRVLDDLLVEFNLTGLADVERGHWNRVWHRLTPWPDAVAGLTRLRKKFLIATLSNGNVSLLLDMAKHAGLPWDAVLSAELFRHYKPDRETYLGAADLLGCQPAEVMMVAAHPEDLHAARACGLMTAFVARPLEFGPAQTPPAPATESFDVTAADFLDLADQLSAAIVKT; encoded by the coding sequence ATGTCAGCTTCCCTCAACCTCGCCGGCGTGAAGGCGCTCACCTTCGATGTCTTCGGCACCACCGTGGACTGGCGCGGCTCCATCATTCGCGAAAGCGAGCAGTGGGCTCGCGTCAAAGGAGTGCAGCTTGACGGGCCCCGCTTCGCCGACCGCTGGCGCGCCGCCTACCGTCCCTCGATGGACAAGGTTCGCCAAGGCGCGCTCCCGTGGATGAAACTCGACGACCTCCACCGGCGCGTTCTCGATGATCTACTCGTCGAGTTCAATCTCACCGGCCTGGCGGATGTTGAAAGGGGCCACTGGAACCGCGTCTGGCATCGCCTGACTCCCTGGCCCGATGCCGTCGCCGGCCTCACCCGCCTGAGGAAAAAGTTCCTAATCGCCACGCTCTCCAACGGCAATGTGTCGCTCCTGCTCGACATGGCGAAACACGCGGGTCTGCCCTGGGACGCCGTGCTCTCCGCCGAACTCTTCCGTCACTACAAGCCGGATCGAGAAACTTATCTTGGCGCCGCTGACCTGCTCGGCTGCCAACCCGCGGAAGTCATGATGGTGGCCGCGCACCCCGAGGACCTCCACGCCGCGCGCGCCTGCGGCCTGATGACGGCTTTCGTCGCCCGTCCGCTCGAATTCGGTCCCGCGCAGACGCCTCCTGCGCCCGCCACCGAATCGTTCGACGTAACCGCTGCCGATTTTCTTGACCTTGCCGACCAGCTCTCGGCGGCTATCGTGAAAACTTGA
- a CDS encoding peptidase C45 — MQAQQMTSKAGDRRLQKAWRFQRGGWTYAHLEGSPAEIGYQHGYLLAPEIEDAFQAVKLEDTHNTKRNWEFFRTTAREVLWPHIEAEYQQELQGIADGLKARGVAMDLYDVVALNAFEEVPDYYVPWLDAKEKRAGAPSLHAPGNCSAFVATGSWTKDHKPVIAHNNWTSVIPGARWRILFDIVPEKGYRMIMDGFPGVIVSDDDFTINSAGLAVTETTISRFHGFDPNGKPEFARARKATQYAKSIDEYVKIMNDGNNGGYANDWLLADFNTGEVARFEQGLKHTRVWRTKDGYFVGSNFPSDPALIKGETDFDVNDSSSSMNARHVRWDQLMAQHKGRIDVALAEKFESDHYDSFQKKEEANERTLCGHVETSPRGVKEWDWGPYHPGGTMQAKAADATMARNMTFVARAGHACGANFKAAEFLAAHPEYAWQKPVLTDLISGPWTEIRAGEKK, encoded by the coding sequence ATGCAGGCGCAACAAATGACATCGAAGGCCGGCGATCGGCGGCTGCAGAAGGCGTGGCGTTTTCAGCGCGGCGGGTGGACGTATGCGCACCTGGAGGGATCGCCGGCGGAGATCGGGTATCAGCACGGATACCTGCTGGCGCCGGAGATCGAGGATGCGTTCCAGGCGGTGAAGTTGGAGGACACGCACAACACCAAGCGCAATTGGGAATTCTTCCGCACGACGGCGCGCGAGGTGCTGTGGCCGCACATTGAAGCGGAGTATCAACAGGAATTGCAGGGAATCGCCGACGGGCTTAAGGCGCGCGGCGTGGCGATGGATTTGTACGACGTAGTGGCGCTGAACGCGTTTGAGGAGGTGCCGGATTATTACGTTCCGTGGCTGGACGCGAAAGAGAAGCGCGCCGGAGCGCCATCGCTGCATGCTCCGGGGAATTGCAGCGCGTTCGTCGCCACCGGAAGCTGGACGAAAGATCACAAGCCGGTGATCGCGCACAACAACTGGACGAGCGTGATTCCCGGGGCACGCTGGCGGATCCTGTTCGACATCGTGCCCGAGAAGGGCTACCGGATGATCATGGATGGATTTCCGGGAGTGATCGTCAGCGACGACGATTTCACCATCAACTCGGCAGGCCTGGCGGTGACGGAAACGACGATCTCGCGCTTTCATGGGTTCGATCCGAACGGCAAACCGGAGTTCGCGCGTGCGCGCAAGGCGACGCAGTACGCGAAATCCATCGACGAGTACGTAAAGATCATGAACGACGGCAACAACGGCGGCTACGCGAACGACTGGCTGCTGGCCGATTTCAATACCGGCGAAGTGGCGCGCTTCGAACAGGGCCTGAAGCACACGCGGGTGTGGCGGACCAAGGACGGATATTTCGTGGGGTCGAATTTCCCGAGCGATCCGGCGCTGATCAAGGGCGAAACCGATTTCGATGTGAACGACAGCTCAAGCTCGATGAACGCGCGGCACGTCCGCTGGGACCAGCTCATGGCGCAGCACAAGGGAAGAATCGACGTCGCGCTGGCGGAGAAGTTCGAGAGCGACCACTACGATTCGTTCCAAAAGAAAGAAGAGGCGAACGAGCGCACGCTGTGCGGGCACGTGGAGACGTCGCCGCGCGGGGTGAAGGAGTGGGACTGGGGGCCGTATCATCCCGGTGGCACGATGCAGGCGAAGGCCGCCGACGCAACCATGGCGAGGAACATGACATTCGTGGCGCGCGCCGGCCATGCCTGCGGCGCGAACTTCAAGGCGGCGGAGTTCTTGGCGGCGCATCCGGAGTACGCGTGGCAAAAGCCAGTGCTGACGGACTTGATTTCGGGGCCGTGGACTGAGATCAGGGCGGGAGAAAAGAAGTAA
- the glmM gene encoding phosphoglucosamine mutase, which produces MRMLFGTDGIRGVAGDPPLDRATVFAVGAALGRHLKAQHGDKGVVIGQDTRESSAWIAESLTRGLQWAGATVQSAGVVTTPAVAFLARGGFAAGVVISASHNPWTDNGIKIFGHNGYKLSDETEERIESDIFALLHANEVPAAVTQATEAAAVGTDAALLKQYLGWLAGNVAGTPLRSLRVLVDCAHGAATPVAHEVFRACGIQAEFTCDQPNGRNINENCGALHPKNIAEKIAQRRGIFDLGITFDGDADRALFSDREGRVVNGDAILLLSARDLKARGRLQGDTVVATTMSNMGLEVALQRSGIRMLRAAVGDKYVLEEMQRTGATLGGEQSGHIIFRDGDSTTGDGLLTALRVMEVMARSGCALHELVADLKVFPQTIQNVRVKEKKPFEQLPEIAAKIRAAEQELHGSGRVVVRYSGTEALARVMVEAESEDKMRRITDEIAGAIQKALGIS; this is translated from the coding sequence ATGAGAATGCTGTTCGGGACCGACGGAATCCGCGGGGTGGCGGGCGATCCGCCGCTGGACCGCGCCACCGTGTTCGCCGTGGGAGCGGCATTGGGGCGGCATTTGAAAGCACAGCACGGGGACAAGGGAGTCGTGATCGGACAAGACACACGGGAATCGAGCGCATGGATTGCCGAGTCGCTGACCCGCGGCCTGCAATGGGCGGGGGCGACGGTGCAGAGCGCGGGTGTGGTCACGACGCCGGCGGTGGCGTTCCTGGCGCGCGGCGGATTCGCGGCGGGCGTGGTGATTTCCGCGTCGCACAATCCGTGGACCGACAACGGCATCAAGATTTTCGGCCACAACGGCTACAAGCTTTCCGACGAGACAGAAGAAAGGATCGAGAGCGACATCTTCGCGCTGCTGCATGCCAATGAAGTGCCCGCGGCGGTCACGCAGGCCACGGAAGCGGCCGCGGTGGGCACGGACGCGGCGTTGCTGAAGCAATACCTGGGATGGCTGGCGGGCAATGTGGCGGGCACGCCGCTGCGCAGTCTGCGCGTGCTGGTGGACTGCGCGCACGGAGCGGCAACGCCGGTGGCGCATGAGGTATTCCGCGCCTGCGGCATCCAGGCCGAGTTCACTTGCGACCAGCCCAACGGCCGCAACATCAACGAGAACTGTGGAGCGCTGCATCCCAAGAACATCGCGGAGAAGATCGCGCAGCGGCGCGGCATCTTCGACCTGGGGATCACGTTCGACGGAGACGCGGACCGGGCGCTGTTTTCCGACCGCGAAGGGCGCGTGGTGAATGGCGACGCCATCCTGTTGCTGTCGGCGCGCGATTTGAAAGCGCGCGGGCGATTGCAAGGCGACACGGTGGTGGCGACCACGATGTCGAACATGGGCCTGGAGGTGGCGCTGCAGCGTAGCGGCATCCGCATGCTGCGCGCAGCGGTGGGCGACAAGTACGTGCTGGAGGAGATGCAGCGGACGGGCGCGACGCTGGGCGGCGAGCAATCGGGGCACATCATCTTCCGTGACGGCGATTCCACCACCGGCGATGGACTGCTGACGGCGTTGCGCGTCATGGAAGTGATGGCGCGCAGCGGATGCGCGCTGCACGAACTGGTGGCCGACCTGAAAGTGTTTCCGCAGACGATCCAGAACGTGCGGGTGAAGGAGAAAAAGCCGTTCGAGCAGTTGCCCGAGATCGCAGCGAAGATCCGCGCCGCCGAGCAGGAGCTACACGGCAGCGGAAGGGTCGTGGTGCGATATTCCGGGACGGAGGCGCTGGCGCGCGTGATGGTGGAAGCCGAGTCGGAAGACAAGATGCGGCGGATCACCGATGAGATCGCGGGTGCGATTCAGAAGGCGTTAGGGATTTCGTAA
- a CDS encoding NAD-dependent deacylase, whose protein sequence is MIDIAANDRVFVLSGAGVSAESGLPTFRGAGGLWRGYRVEDVASPVAWARDPLIVWQFYSMRRKAHAGKLPNPAHLALAKLEMAIGERLFLCTQNVDKLHEQAGSRRVVHMHGRLFQSRCDRCDRPPFDDENCYEDQVPRCDCGGQIRPHICWFGEMPYELERIAKAVEGCTVFVAVGTSGVVYPAAAFVAQARASGKQRVRTYYVGPEEPANRALFDENFSGKAGELLPRLFPWSQLGAVTV, encoded by the coding sequence ATGATTGATATCGCCGCAAATGATCGTGTGTTCGTGCTCAGCGGCGCGGGAGTGAGCGCGGAGAGCGGGCTGCCGACATTTCGCGGCGCGGGCGGGCTGTGGCGCGGATATCGCGTGGAGGATGTCGCTTCGCCGGTGGCGTGGGCGCGCGATCCGCTGATAGTCTGGCAGTTCTACTCCATGCGGCGTAAGGCGCACGCCGGCAAACTGCCGAACCCAGCGCACCTGGCGTTGGCGAAACTGGAGATGGCGATCGGCGAACGGCTCTTTCTGTGCACGCAGAATGTGGACAAGCTGCACGAGCAGGCGGGCTCGCGGCGCGTGGTACACATGCACGGGCGGCTTTTTCAGAGCCGCTGCGACCGTTGCGATCGTCCGCCGTTCGACGACGAAAATTGCTACGAGGACCAGGTTCCCCGGTGCGACTGTGGCGGACAAATCCGCCCGCACATCTGCTGGTTCGGCGAAATGCCGTACGAGTTGGAGCGCATTGCGAAGGCGGTGGAGGGCTGCACGGTGTTCGTGGCGGTGGGTACGTCGGGCGTGGTGTACCCGGCGGCGGCGTTCGTGGCGCAGGCGCGGGCCAGCGGCAAGCAGCGCGTGCGCACCTACTATGTCGGCCCGGAAGAGCCGGCGAACCGCGCGCTGTTCGACGAGAATTTTTCCGGCAAAGCAGGTGAGTTGCTTCCGCGCCTGTTCCCCTGGTCCCAGCTCGGCGCAGTAACCGTTTGA
- a CDS encoding tetratricopeptide repeat protein, with translation MSARRTLSYLLVSTLLCAATIAQAQAGSGKNTAPSTTTPRSGSPDAQQERRPVFMSGRVTLEDGTPPPDHVAIERVCNGQVRREGYTDSRGNFGFQLGAEATALQDASVGAFDTMRAPGSGTPGAAGGMPMLAPSLQSATVSAKDLTGCELRASLSGFRSEPINLAGRWTFNNPDVGSIVLHRIGKVEGARISVTTLQAPPGARKAFERAHNAMVKHHAAEAAQELQKAVTLYPKFAEALSQLGELYSEQGRKDEAARLLQQAIEADPKLVPPYLNLASLAGEQRDWPRMAELSQRALALNPYEYPLAYFYDAIASYNLHNYDAAEKSARTARRLDSQYHMPRVEFLLANILLQRDDYAGAAEQLRSFLKSSPSGAEADSARALLAQTESKLAAARK, from the coding sequence ATGTCTGCGCGACGCACCCTCTCCTACCTATTAGTGTCCACCCTGTTGTGCGCGGCGACGATTGCGCAGGCGCAAGCAGGGTCGGGAAAAAACACGGCCCCGTCAACGACAACGCCGCGAAGCGGCAGCCCGGACGCACAACAGGAACGCAGACCAGTGTTTATGAGCGGACGCGTCACGCTGGAAGACGGCACGCCGCCGCCGGACCATGTGGCGATTGAGCGCGTCTGCAATGGGCAGGTGCGCCGGGAGGGGTACACCGATTCGCGAGGCAACTTCGGGTTTCAGCTGGGGGCGGAGGCGACCGCGCTGCAGGACGCGAGCGTGGGGGCGTTCGACACCATGCGCGCGCCGGGAAGCGGAACCCCCGGCGCTGCCGGCGGCATGCCGATGCTGGCGCCGTCGTTGCAGTCGGCGACGGTGAGCGCGAAGGACCTGACGGGATGCGAATTACGCGCGTCCTTGAGCGGATTCCGTTCGGAACCGATCAACCTGGCGGGCCGCTGGACTTTCAATAATCCCGATGTCGGATCAATCGTGCTGCACCGCATCGGCAAGGTGGAGGGCGCGAGGATCAGCGTGACCACATTGCAGGCGCCGCCGGGAGCGCGCAAGGCGTTCGAGCGCGCGCACAACGCGATGGTGAAACATCATGCCGCCGAAGCGGCGCAGGAGCTGCAGAAAGCGGTGACGCTGTACCCAAAATTCGCGGAGGCATTGTCGCAGTTGGGCGAGCTCTACTCCGAGCAGGGGCGCAAGGACGAGGCCGCCAGGTTGCTGCAGCAGGCCATCGAGGCCGACCCCAAGCTAGTGCCGCCCTACCTGAACCTGGCGTCGCTGGCAGGCGAGCAGCGCGACTGGCCGCGCATGGCGGAGTTGAGCCAGAGGGCGCTGGCGCTGAACCCCTACGAATATCCCCTCGCGTACTTTTACGACGCCATCGCCAGTTACAACCTGCACAACTATGACGCGGCGGAAAAGAGCGCGCGCACGGCGCGGCGGCTCGATTCGCAATACCACATGCCGCGCGTTGAATTCCTGCTGGCCAACATCCTGCTGCAGCGCGATGACTATGCCGGCGCGGCGGAACAATTGCGGTCGTTCCTGAAATCTTCGCCGTCCGGAGCCGAAGCCGACAGCGCGCGCGCACTGCTGGCACAAACCGAGAGCAAGCTGGCGGCGGCGCGGAAATAG